In a single window of the Deltaproteobacteria bacterium genome:
- a CDS encoding pilus assembly protein PilP, which yields MTWTGSGLGLAVAAALAAATARAEIGAPPAGEAPADVEMARTTEPMGDIPYDPAGRRDPFRPPRVGATQHTGEQRTPLQRYEVAQLRLVAVIYDTRDPRAVVEDDQGLGYIIHVGTPIGPNGGQVRSIERGRVLITEDAVDYYGEHRENHVTMELRTAERGK from the coding sequence ATGACCTGGACGGGGTCGGGGCTCGGGCTCGCGGTGGCGGCGGCGCTGGCCGCGGCCACCGCCCGCGCGGAGATCGGGGCGCCACCCGCGGGGGAGGCGCCGGCGGACGTGGAGATGGCCCGTACGACCGAGCCCATGGGGGACATCCCGTACGACCCAGCCGGGCGGCGCGATCCGTTCCGGCCGCCGCGTGTGGGGGCAACCCAGCACACGGGCGAGCAGCGCACCCCGCTCCAGCGCTACGAGGTCGCGCAGCTCCGTCTGGTGGCGGTCATCTACGACACCAGGGACCCGCGTGCGGTCGTCGAGGACGATCAGGGCCTCGGCTACATCATCCACGTCGGCACGCCCATAGGTCCGAACGGGGGCCAGGTGCGCAGCATCGAGCGGGGGCGCGTGCTCATCACGGAGGACGCTGTCGACTACTACGGCGAGCACCGCGAGAACCACGTGACGATGGAGCTGCGGACGGCCGAGAGGGGGAAGTGA
- the aroB gene encoding 3-dehydroquinate synthase has translation MARGAEVRVIRGQTGEEVRVELGQRSYPVVVAPGVLAEIGARLAAAGFGGRCALVTSERVGALYREPVLDSLRAAGFAPAAVAIPDGEEQKNLASLAVLYDRLLEAGIERRSPLVALGGGVVTDLAGFAAATLLRGLPTVLLPTTLLAQIDAAIGGKTGVNHALGKNLIGAFHQPRLVLADVDTLATLPRRELLAGVAEVIKTAAIGDAALFGELEEGLERVIGLERDAIVPVVAACVRYKARVVAEDEQEIHGSRSVLNFGHTVGHALEALTGYRGLLHGEAVAIGMVAAARVSVALGRCQAETARRLAALLKRAGLPTDMPSGLTPAALALAMRSDKKSAGRHIRYVCLEEIGRTAFVELSGEEIVSHL, from the coding sequence GTGGCGCGAGGGGCGGAGGTGCGGGTGATCCGCGGGCAGACGGGCGAGGAGGTGCGGGTGGAGCTCGGACAGCGCTCCTACCCGGTGGTGGTCGCCCCCGGCGTGCTGGCGGAGATCGGGGCGCGGCTCGCGGCGGCCGGCTTCGGGGGGCGCTGCGCGCTGGTCACCAGCGAGCGCGTCGGCGCGCTCTACCGCGAGCCGGTGCTCGACTCGCTCCGCGCCGCCGGCTTCGCGCCGGCTGCGGTCGCGATCCCCGACGGCGAGGAGCAGAAGAACCTCGCCTCGCTCGCGGTCCTCTACGATCGCCTGCTCGAGGCGGGGATCGAGCGCCGCTCGCCGCTGGTCGCGCTCGGCGGCGGGGTGGTGACCGACCTGGCCGGCTTCGCGGCCGCGACCCTCCTGCGCGGCCTGCCGACCGTGCTCCTGCCGACCACGCTGCTCGCGCAGATCGACGCGGCCATCGGCGGCAAGACCGGCGTCAACCACGCGCTCGGCAAGAACCTGATCGGCGCCTTCCATCAGCCGCGCCTGGTGCTGGCCGACGTCGACACGCTTGCGACGCTGCCGCGACGCGAGCTGCTCGCCGGGGTGGCCGAGGTCATCAAGACGGCGGCGATCGGCGATGCGGCCCTCTTCGGCGAACTCGAGGAGGGGCTCGAACGCGTGATCGGCCTCGAGCGCGACGCGATCGTCCCGGTGGTCGCCGCCTGCGTGCGCTACAAGGCGCGCGTGGTGGCCGAGGACGAGCAGGAGATCCACGGCAGCCGCTCCGTGCTCAACTTCGGGCACACGGTCGGCCATGCCCTCGAGGCGCTCACGGGCTACCGCGGGCTGCTCCACGGAGAGGCGGTGGCGATCGGCATGGTCGCGGCCGCACGCGTGTCGGTGGCGCTCGGCCGCTGCCAGGCAGAGACCGCCCGGCGTCTGGCCGCGCTGCTCAAGCGGGCGGGGCTTCCGACCGATATGCCGTCGGGCCTCACGCCCGCGGCCCTCGCGCTCGCCATGCGGTCCGACAAGAAGTCGGCCGGGAGGCACATCCGCTACGTGTGCCTCGAGGAGATCGGCCGGACGGCGTTCGTGGAGCTTTCGGGTGAGGAGATCGTGAGCCATCTCTGA
- the aroC gene encoding chorismate synthase produces MRYLTAGESHGPGLTAVVEGFPAGVPIDIAAINRDLARRMQGYGRGGRMKIEQDQVEIRSGVRWGESLGSPITLWIENRDWRNWEKKMSPRPEDRDPNLAVTRPRPGHADLAGALKYNHRDVRNVLERASARETAARVAVGGVAKCLLAPFGIRVFGWVAEIGGIMARHGALTAQEIFARAEESPVRMADPEAERRIMARIDECKAAGDTLGGVVETVAIGLPPGLGSHAQWDRKLDGRLAQALMSVQAAKGVEIGLGFETARRPGSQVHDEIYFNEGTRGFERRTNNAGGTEGGMSSGEPVVVRTAFKPLSTLMSPLHSVDIETKDEARAAIERSDVVAIPAAAVIAEAVVAFVIADAFLEKFGGDSLAEIRRNLDGYLEHVRSF; encoded by the coding sequence CTGCGCTACCTGACCGCCGGGGAGTCGCACGGGCCCGGACTGACCGCCGTCGTCGAGGGGTTCCCGGCGGGGGTGCCGATCGACATCGCGGCCATCAACAGAGATCTGGCCCGCCGCATGCAAGGCTACGGGCGCGGCGGCCGCATGAAGATCGAGCAGGACCAGGTCGAGATCCGCTCCGGCGTACGCTGGGGCGAGTCGCTCGGGTCGCCGATCACGCTCTGGATCGAGAACCGGGACTGGCGCAACTGGGAGAAGAAGATGTCGCCCCGGCCCGAGGACCGGGATCCGAATCTCGCGGTCACGCGGCCGCGGCCCGGCCATGCGGACCTGGCCGGCGCGCTCAAGTACAACCACCGCGACGTGCGCAACGTGCTCGAGCGAGCGAGCGCGCGCGAGACGGCGGCGCGAGTGGCGGTGGGCGGGGTCGCGAAGTGCCTGCTCGCCCCCTTCGGCATCCGGGTCTTCGGATGGGTGGCGGAGATCGGCGGCATCATGGCCCGGCACGGCGCGCTCACGGCCCAGGAGATCTTCGCGCGCGCCGAGGAGTCGCCCGTGCGCATGGCCGACCCGGAGGCCGAGCGGCGGATCATGGCGCGCATCGACGAGTGCAAGGCGGCGGGCGACACGCTGGGGGGCGTGGTGGAGACGGTCGCGATCGGCCTCCCGCCCGGCCTCGGCAGCCACGCGCAGTGGGATCGCAAGCTCGACGGGCGCCTGGCGCAGGCGCTCATGAGCGTGCAGGCGGCCAAGGGGGTCGAGATCGGCCTCGGGTTCGAGACCGCGCGCCGTCCCGGCTCGCAGGTGCACGACGAGATCTACTTCAACGAGGGCACGCGCGGCTTCGAGCGCCGCACCAACAACGCGGGCGGCACCGAGGGCGGCATGTCGAGCGGGGAGCCGGTGGTGGTGCGCACCGCCTTCAAGCCGCTCTCGACCCTCATGAGCCCGCTCCACTCCGTCGACATCGAGACGAAGGACGAGGCCAGGGCCGCCATCGAGCGCTCCGACGTGGTCGCCATCCCCGCCGCGGCGGTGATCGCCGAGGCGGTGGTGGCCTTCGTGATCGCGGACGCCTTCCTCGAGAAGTTCGGCGGCGACTCGCTGGCCGAGATCCGCCGCAACCTGGACGGCTACCTCGAGCACGTGCGGAGCTTCTAG
- a CDS encoding glycosyltransferase family 39 protein, with translation MARLMAGVWDRPVAIGMRPGGAGFRAAGVLLLALPFLPVATIFGPYADTRGLFGPAGWVLGSTIFATGAWLAGMLAPPRLLRALRRGGGALAVWLRPAALPLVLAATGTVLVTIAVVVFHCRPVMVDEIAQFFQARIFAAGLVKSLPPALPEFFTTQHLIVDEHGWYAQYPPGHSALLALGLWAGAPWAVPIVLSLGTIAVAVAFTRRIYDEAVAQLTAALFLLSPFFLFMGASFMNHAPTLFFVSLAMLAFVRWEETGGGRWPLLWGAALGAGFLCRPVCAFATGGTMACFALPEVLRRRRWADVGLAAAAFGALAGSLLAFNWATTGHPFLPGYIKLWGASHGLGFHESPWGERHTPWTGLGDQLLNLSMLNEYLFETPVPGLAAVGAFFALGLGERRWDRRLLLLFLSLPAAYFFYWHRDSYLGPRFVHTGLAFLLPLTARAVVGLYGAARRRRFQFGDFGRPVRLIDGLTILVTACLLYSLLVGMPSRFRIYQTGVPSMKVDLVAKARAQGLRSGLVFVAVAWGNRLINGLRAAGLSASATEKAYRRADHCVLEELLRQARAEGWSGARLEERVRQAASPTPLPAVNLNGDATLRLEPGSTLTPACTDEIAYDREGFTLFLPHLNVNRPTLDGPWVVATDLRERNAVLRARYPELPAYLYRGERFLPLD, from the coding sequence ATGGCGAGGCTGATGGCCGGGGTGTGGGACCGGCCGGTCGCGATCGGCATGCGTCCGGGCGGGGCGGGGTTCCGGGCGGCGGGCGTTCTGCTGCTCGCGCTCCCGTTCCTCCCGGTCGCGACCATCTTCGGTCCGTATGCGGACACGCGGGGGCTCTTCGGCCCCGCGGGCTGGGTCCTCGGGAGCACCATCTTCGCGACCGGCGCGTGGCTCGCCGGCATGCTGGCGCCGCCGCGGCTCCTGCGCGCGCTGCGGCGGGGCGGAGGCGCGCTGGCGGTGTGGCTCCGTCCCGCCGCGCTTCCACTCGTTCTCGCGGCGACGGGCACCGTGCTGGTCACGATCGCGGTGGTCGTCTTCCACTGCCGGCCGGTCATGGTCGACGAGATCGCGCAGTTCTTCCAGGCGCGCATCTTCGCTGCGGGTTTGGTCAAGAGCCTACCGCCCGCGCTCCCCGAGTTCTTCACCACGCAGCACCTGATCGTCGACGAGCACGGATGGTACGCGCAGTATCCCCCCGGCCACTCCGCCCTCCTGGCGCTCGGGCTGTGGGCCGGGGCGCCCTGGGCCGTGCCGATCGTCCTCTCGCTCGGGACGATCGCCGTCGCGGTGGCCTTCACCCGCCGGATCTATGACGAGGCGGTGGCGCAGCTCACGGCGGCGCTCTTCCTCCTCTCGCCCTTCTTCCTGTTCATGGGTGCGAGCTTCATGAACCATGCGCCGACGCTCTTCTTCGTGTCGCTCGCCATGCTCGCGTTCGTCCGCTGGGAGGAGACCGGCGGTGGCCGCTGGCCCCTCCTCTGGGGCGCCGCCCTCGGCGCCGGCTTTCTCTGCCGGCCGGTGTGTGCCTTCGCGACCGGCGGGACGATGGCCTGCTTCGCCCTTCCCGAGGTCCTGCGCCGTCGCCGCTGGGCCGATGTCGGGCTCGCTGCGGCCGCCTTCGGGGCGCTCGCCGGCTCGCTCCTCGCCTTCAACTGGGCGACCACGGGCCACCCCTTCCTGCCGGGGTACATCAAGCTCTGGGGAGCGAGCCACGGCCTCGGCTTCCACGAGTCGCCGTGGGGGGAGCGCCACACGCCCTGGACGGGTCTCGGCGATCAGCTCTTGAACCTGAGCATGCTGAACGAGTATCTCTTCGAAACCCCGGTCCCGGGCCTGGCCGCGGTCGGCGCCTTCTTCGCGCTCGGTCTGGGTGAGCGGCGGTGGGACCGCCGCCTGCTGCTCCTCTTCCTGTCGCTGCCCGCCGCCTACTTCTTCTACTGGCACCGCGATTCCTATCTCGGGCCGCGCTTCGTCCACACGGGGCTCGCGTTCCTCCTGCCGCTCACGGCCCGCGCGGTCGTCGGGTTGTACGGGGCCGCGCGGCGGCGGCGATTCCAGTTCGGCGACTTTGGCCGTCCCGTCAGGCTGATCGACGGGCTGACGATCCTGGTGACGGCCTGCCTCCTCTACTCGCTCCTCGTCGGGATGCCGAGTCGTTTCCGGATCTACCAGACCGGCGTCCCGAGCATGAAAGTCGACCTCGTCGCGAAGGCGCGCGCGCAAGGCCTCCGCTCGGGCCTCGTGTTCGTCGCCGTCGCCTGGGGCAACCGGCTGATCAACGGGCTGCGCGCGGCCGGTCTGTCCGCCTCGGCCACCGAGAAGGCGTACCGGCGGGCGGACCACTGCGTGCTCGAGGAGCTCCTGCGCCAGGCGCGTGCGGAAGGATGGTCGGGAGCGCGGCTCGAGGAGCGCGTCCGGCAGGCCGCGTCGCCGACTCCGCTCCCGGCCGTCAACCTGAACGGCGATGCGACGCTCCGGCTCGAGCCGGGGAGCACGCTCACGCCCGCCTGCACGGACGAGATCGCCTACGACCGGGAGGGGTTCACGCTCTTCCTGCCCCACCTGAACGTCAACCGGCCGACGCTCGACGGACCCTGGGTGGTGGCGACGGACCTGCGCGAGCGGAACGCGGTGCTGCGCGCCCGATACCCGGAGCTGCCCGCGTATCTCTACCGGGGCGAGCGGTTCCTCCCGCTCGATTGA
- a CDS encoding tetratricopeptide repeat protein, which yields MAWLAALLALATAAAYWPVLHCGYLNLDDDLYVTANPAVRGGLTLAGVHWAFTATHAALWHPLTWLSHMLDVELWGSNPAGHHATNLFLHVVNTVLLLLVLVRLTRARWRSAVVAALFALHPLHVESVAWVAERKDLLSALFAFLAIGAYGRYAERPGPGRYAAVALALALGLMAKPMLVTLPFVLLLLDVWPLGRGMSARLVLEKVPLLVLAAGAGVMELIAAGRSGAVGHLDRFPVAARLANAAVSYARYLGKTVWPTDLAVFYPYPSAWPAWDLAGAAFLLLTTTAFALRRRSYLLVGWLWFLVTLVPVIGIVQAGSQAMADRFVYVPLVGPFLVVAWGAHDLLRRWPIRPPLIAAGAAALLGALGCLTWSQVHYWQNSVALFTHALEVTSDNWLAHNNLGDALARQGRLDEATLHFSASVALEPSNPDAYYNLGVVLQRKGRAEEAIAPYRAALLLKPEYPNLHNNLGLALLATGDVGGAVGELEQGVRLRPDAVAHFNLGLALARGGQADEAIAHYREALRSKPDFAEAARELAVALAAREKPEEAKR from the coding sequence GTGGCGTGGCTCGCCGCGCTTCTCGCTCTCGCCACCGCTGCCGCCTACTGGCCGGTCCTCCACTGCGGCTACCTCAACCTGGACGACGACCTCTACGTGACCGCCAACCCCGCGGTCCGGGGCGGGCTCACGCTCGCTGGCGTCCACTGGGCGTTCACCGCCACGCACGCCGCCCTCTGGCATCCCCTCACCTGGCTCTCGCACATGCTCGACGTGGAGCTGTGGGGATCGAACCCGGCGGGTCACCACGCGACGAACCTCTTCCTGCATGTGGTCAACACGGTGCTCCTGCTCCTCGTCCTCGTGCGCCTCACCCGCGCGCGGTGGCGAAGCGCGGTGGTGGCGGCGCTCTTCGCCCTCCACCCGCTGCACGTCGAGTCCGTCGCCTGGGTGGCGGAGCGCAAGGACCTGCTGAGCGCGCTCTTCGCCTTCCTCGCCATCGGCGCCTACGGGCGCTACGCCGAGCGACCGGGCCCGGGACGATATGCCGCGGTCGCGCTGGCGCTGGCGCTCGGGCTCATGGCGAAGCCCATGCTCGTCACGCTGCCGTTCGTGCTTCTGCTCCTCGACGTCTGGCCGCTCGGGCGCGGGATGTCGGCGCGCCTCGTCCTGGAAAAGGTTCCGCTGCTCGTCCTGGCCGCGGGCGCGGGCGTCATGGAGCTGATCGCAGCCGGGCGGTCCGGCGCGGTGGGGCACCTCGACCGCTTTCCCGTGGCGGCCCGCCTCGCGAATGCGGCGGTCTCGTACGCCCGTTACCTCGGAAAGACCGTGTGGCCGACCGACCTGGCGGTCTTCTATCCCTACCCCTCGGCGTGGCCGGCGTGGGACCTCGCCGGGGCTGCCTTCCTTCTCCTGACAACGACCGCCTTCGCGCTCCGGCGGCGTTCCTACCTGCTGGTGGGATGGCTCTGGTTCCTGGTCACGCTCGTACCCGTGATCGGCATCGTGCAGGCCGGGAGCCAGGCGATGGCGGACCGATTCGTGTACGTTCCGCTCGTGGGCCCGTTCCTCGTCGTCGCGTGGGGCGCCCACGATCTGCTCCGCCGCTGGCCGATCCGCCCGCCGCTCATCGCTGCCGGGGCCGCCGCGCTCCTGGGGGCGCTCGGCTGCCTCACCTGGAGCCAGGTCCATTACTGGCAGAACTCGGTCGCGCTCTTCACGCACGCGCTCGAGGTGACTAGCGACAACTGGCTCGCCCACAACAACCTGGGCGACGCGCTCGCGCGCCAGGGCAGGCTCGACGAGGCGACCCTGCACTTCTCCGCCTCGGTCGCCCTCGAGCCCTCGAATCCCGACGCGTACTACAACCTGGGTGTGGTCCTCCAGCGGAAGGGCCGCGCCGAGGAGGCGATCGCCCCCTACCGGGCGGCGCTGCTCTTGAAACCCGAGTACCCGAACCTGCACAACAACCTCGGGCTCGCGCTGCTCGCGACCGGCGACGTCGGCGGGGCCGTCGGGGAGCTCGAGCAGGGGGTCCGGCTCCGCCCCGACGCGGTCGCGCACTTCAACCTGGGGCTCGCGCTCGCCCGGGGGGGCCAGGCCGACGAGGCCATTGCCCACTATCGCGAGGCCCTGCGCTCGAAGCCCGACTTCGCGGAGGCCGCGCGCGAGCTCGCCGTCGCCCTCGCCGCGCGGGAGAAGCCGGAAGAGGCGAAGCGGTAG
- a CDS encoding PilN domain-containing protein, protein MIRINLVPLEEAERAAGRRQNLALGTLVFGVAVMGLVAAHLWQGLRSSSAHRELSRVQTELKAIEGPYAEALRIEQQKQELREKLRVIGQLEAKKVGPVRILADLSSATPDKLWLTDFSDQNGTLRLTGIGVDEQTVADFLRRLGTLPFFQNVDLDETSQVDQDGAKLKKFVIRGQIDYGAPATAVAQAGAAEKPAAKPTPGGAR, encoded by the coding sequence ATGATCCGCATCAACCTCGTTCCCCTCGAGGAGGCCGAGCGCGCGGCCGGCCGCCGCCAGAACCTGGCCCTCGGCACCCTCGTGTTCGGGGTCGCGGTGATGGGTCTGGTCGCCGCGCACCTCTGGCAGGGTCTGCGCAGCTCGTCGGCGCACCGTGAGCTGAGCCGCGTGCAGACGGAGCTCAAGGCCATCGAAGGCCCCTACGCGGAAGCGCTCCGCATCGAGCAGCAGAAGCAGGAGCTGCGCGAGAAGCTGCGCGTGATCGGTCAGCTCGAGGCGAAGAAGGTCGGGCCGGTGCGCATCCTGGCCGACCTGTCGAGCGCCACGCCGGACAAGCTCTGGCTCACCGACTTCTCGGACCAGAACGGGACGCTCAGGCTGACCGGCATCGGCGTGGACGAGCAGACGGTCGCCGACTTCCTGCGCCGGCTGGGCACGCTCCCCTTCTTCCAGAACGTCGATCTCGACGAGACGAGCCAGGTCGATCAGGACGGCGCCAAGCTCAAGAAGTTCGTGATCCGTGGTCAGATCGACTATGGCGCGCCTGCCACCGCCGTGGCCCAGGCCGGTGCCGCCGAGAAGCCCGCGGCCAAACCCACGCCGGGAGGGGCAAGATGA
- a CDS encoding shikimate kinase, with protein sequence MPQVILTGFMATGKTEVGRRLARRLGRPFVDIDGLVEAASGKKVADLFASDGEARFRQLERAAVAEACLVPEAVIATGGGTLLDPENRRRLAASGPIVCLAASPEEILRRVGDPGNRPLLADGSAGGDRLTRIRELLAERAPAYALATHAIDTSGLGVDEVVERVRALVAGR encoded by the coding sequence GTGCCGCAGGTGATCTTGACCGGCTTCATGGCCACCGGGAAGACCGAGGTCGGCCGCCGCCTGGCGCGGCGCCTCGGGCGCCCCTTCGTCGACATCGACGGGCTGGTCGAGGCCGCCAGCGGGAAGAAGGTGGCGGACCTCTTCGCCAGTGACGGCGAGGCGCGTTTTCGCCAGCTCGAGCGCGCCGCCGTCGCCGAGGCGTGCCTGGTGCCCGAGGCGGTGATCGCCACCGGCGGCGGCACGCTGCTCGATCCGGAAAACCGCCGCCGGCTCGCGGCCTCCGGGCCGATCGTCTGCCTCGCCGCCTCGCCCGAGGAGATCCTGCGCCGCGTGGGCGATCCCGGGAACCGACCGCTCCTGGCCGATGGAAGCGCCGGGGGCGATCGCCTGACGCGCATCCGGGAGCTGCTCGCCGAGCGCGCGCCAGCCTACGCGCTCGCGACGCACGCGATCGACACCTCGGGGCTCGGCGTGGACGAGGTGGTGGAGCGCGTCCGGGCGCTCGTGGCGGGACGGTGA
- the pilQ gene encoding type IV pilus secretin PilQ produces MRRSGGAVVLLVSGLACSPIKTAPAPEGAQAATTGAEAAGAEAAWIDVTNAEVAEVGAGRRLTLTLTHAPEAVRDQEIGSPPRLVLDLVGPRPAEPRQVTTLPLSDELVSRVRVGSFGGQLRAVVDLSRAPGTHVVRREGARVIVDLGDASVIAAAPAATAPSEPAAALAVAEAPGSVETPGAPEGRDAAPLAVRDVKVEVRGAGRRLVIGLTRAPDHVRDFVLSVPPRLVMDLHGPQPAKPTGLTRFPLTDDVVAGVRVARNGDALRVVADLNRPVGTHAVHREGNRLVAELGETGMADRDPAHLILVAAAESGPAAGTEFDAVAPPAATPPERVAAAEAEPRAGAAPKGETAPPAAEAEPPPPPKAPPAPPAAEAEPAPPPEAPPKRAAAVEPAPAPEAPPAPPKRAAAVPHPQPPAQAVRRESSFTGQRISLDFKDADIQNVLRVLADVSGLNIIATDDVKGKVTLHLTDVPWDQALDLVLRSNRLEKTQEGNVVRISTVSRLKEEREALRAAQEAATELEPLRVRYVRVNYAKADEALIEKVKGVLTDRGSVTFDDRTNTIIVRDIPRGIDDAQTLVHELDVQSPQVLIEANIVEATRDLARALGVQWGYSFQAGPQTGNPTGLNFPGTVGIGGAGLNQGSAPVGTGGVARPPVPFLFDFPVSNGFGGFGPGSGSAIDLALGSLDGVHALAARLTALEQLGKAKVISRPRVITLNNVAATIQSLTILRVKLPSTGTVINTGTGGAAGSASTATEKINTGITLVVTPQVSADGYILMSIYAKSSQPDFTQGRSVDGIPNEISREANSNVLIKDGETVVLGGIFRNTADQAETGLPYLRGVPVLGWLFKRLQRTSHFEELLVFVTPRIVAAGTAALPSAERLWQGRRQGG; encoded by the coding sequence ATGAGGAGGTCGGGTGGTGCGGTTGTCCTGCTCGTGAGCGGCCTCGCGTGCTCGCCGATCAAGACGGCGCCTGCACCGGAGGGTGCCCAGGCAGCGACGACCGGGGCCGAGGCGGCGGGTGCCGAGGCCGCCTGGATCGACGTGACGAATGCCGAGGTGGCGGAGGTGGGCGCGGGCCGACGGCTCACGCTGACGCTCACGCACGCGCCCGAGGCGGTCCGTGACCAGGAGATCGGCTCGCCGCCGCGGCTCGTGCTCGACCTGGTCGGGCCGCGTCCGGCCGAGCCGCGACAGGTGACCACCCTGCCGCTCTCCGACGAGCTGGTCTCGCGGGTGCGCGTCGGCTCCTTCGGCGGGCAGCTGCGCGCGGTCGTGGACCTGTCCCGTGCGCCGGGCACACACGTCGTGCGCCGCGAGGGCGCCAGGGTGATCGTCGACCTGGGCGACGCGAGCGTCATCGCGGCTGCGCCCGCGGCGACGGCCCCGAGCGAGCCGGCCGCGGCGCTGGCCGTCGCCGAGGCGCCCGGGTCGGTCGAGACGCCGGGCGCCCCGGAGGGGCGCGATGCCGCCCCGCTCGCCGTGCGCGACGTCAAGGTCGAGGTGAGGGGCGCGGGCCGGCGCCTCGTCATCGGGCTCACGCGCGCGCCGGACCACGTGCGCGATTTCGTACTCTCGGTGCCGCCGCGGCTGGTCATGGACCTGCACGGCCCGCAGCCCGCCAAGCCGACGGGGCTCACGCGCTTCCCGCTCACCGACGACGTCGTGGCGGGCGTCCGCGTCGCCCGGAACGGTGACGCGCTCCGCGTCGTCGCCGACCTGAACCGCCCGGTGGGCACGCACGCCGTGCATCGGGAGGGCAACCGGCTGGTGGCCGAGCTGGGCGAGACCGGGATGGCCGATCGCGACCCCGCGCACTTGATCCTCGTCGCTGCGGCCGAGAGCGGCCCGGCCGCGGGGACCGAGTTCGACGCGGTCGCTCCGCCCGCCGCCACGCCGCCCGAGCGGGTGGCGGCTGCCGAGGCGGAGCCCAGGGCCGGGGCCGCTCCCAAGGGCGAGACGGCGCCGCCCGCCGCCGAGGCGGAGCCTCCCCCGCCCCCCAAGGCGCCGCCAGCGCCGCCCGCCGCCGAGGCAGAGCCTGCCCCGCCCCCCGAGGCGCCGCCCAAGCGCGCCGCTGCGGTGGAGCCTGCCCCGGCCCCCGAGGCGCCGCCAGCGCCGCCCAAGCGCGCCGCCGCGGTTCCGCACCCGCAGCCGCCGGCGCAGGCCGTGCGTCGCGAGTCGAGCTTCACCGGCCAGCGCATCTCGCTCGACTTCAAGGACGCCGACATCCAGAACGTGCTCCGCGTGCTCGCCGACGTGAGCGGGCTCAACATCATCGCGACCGACGATGTGAAGGGGAAGGTCACGCTGCACCTGACCGACGTCCCCTGGGATCAGGCGCTCGATCTCGTGCTGCGCTCGAACCGGCTCGAGAAGACGCAGGAGGGGAACGTCGTCCGCATCTCGACCGTCTCCCGTCTGAAGGAGGAGCGCGAGGCGCTGCGGGCGGCGCAGGAGGCCGCAACCGAGCTCGAGCCGCTGCGCGTCAGGTACGTCCGCGTCAACTACGCCAAGGCCGACGAGGCGCTCATCGAGAAGGTGAAGGGCGTGCTCACCGACCGCGGCAGCGTCACCTTCGACGATCGCACCAACACCATCATCGTGCGCGACATCCCGCGTGGCATCGACGACGCGCAGACGCTCGTTCACGAGCTCGACGTGCAGAGCCCGCAGGTGCTGATCGAAGCCAACATCGTCGAGGCGACGCGCGACCTGGCGCGCGCGCTCGGCGTGCAGTGGGGCTACAGCTTCCAGGCGGGTCCGCAGACCGGGAACCCGACCGGCCTCAACTTCCCGGGCACGGTCGGCATCGGCGGCGCGGGGCTGAACCAGGGCTCGGCGCCCGTGGGCACGGGCGGCGTCGCGCGCCCGCCGGTCCCCTTCCTGTTCGACTTCCCGGTGAGCAACGGCTTCGGCGGGTTCGGGCCCGGGAGCGGGTCCGCCATCGACCTGGCGCTCGGCTCGCTCGACGGGGTGCACGCGCTCGCGGCCCGCTTGACCGCCCTGGAGCAGCTGGGCAAGGCTAAGGTGATCAGCCGCCCGCGGGTCATCACGCTGAACAATGTCGCGGCGACCATCCAGAGCCTCACGATCCTGCGCGTCAAGCTGCCTTCCACCGGCACGGTCATCAACACCGGTACGGGCGGGGCGGCGGGGAGCGCCAGCACGGCGACGGAGAAGATCAACACCGGCATCACGCTCGTGGTCACCCCGCAGGTGTCCGCGGACGGCTACATCCTGATGAGCATCTACGCCAAGTCGAGCCAGCCCGACTTCACGCAGGGGCGCTCCGTCGACGGCATCCCGAACGAGATCAGCCGTGAGGCGAACTCCAACGTCCTCATCAAGGACGGCGAGACCGTGGTGCTGGGCGGCATCTTCCGCAACACGGCCGACCAGGCCGAGACGGGCCTGCCGTACCTGCGCGGCGTTCCCGTGCTGGGCTGGCTCTTCAAGCGCCTGCAACGCACCTCGCACTTCGAGGAGCTGCTCGTCTTCGTCACGCCGCGGATCGTGGCCGCGGGCACGGCAGCGCTGCCGTCCGCCGAACGGCTGTGGCAGGGGCGTCGGCAAGGCGGATGA